CACAGGGCCAGCATCACCGGGGCAAGTCCGCACCGGATCGATTTCCAACCGCGGAAATTCATGGGGGTCCTCCTTCGCCGGAATGGGCAGGGATTCGTCAATCGAGAACAGTATACGGGACCGGGCGGGTCCGGGTTACCGAAAAAAAGTGCTAATTTTTTAGCAAAGTGCTGAACTTTTAGCATCGACCCGTCGTACTATAACCCGGAACGACCTGTTGCGGGAGCGAATCGATGATGAAGACACCCCGACCCGAAAGCTTGTCCCGGCGCGAACGGCAGATCATGGACGCCCTCTTCGCCCGGGGCGAGGGCACCGTGGCCGACGTGATGCAGGACCTGCCGGACCCGCCGGGGTACTCGGCGGTCCGGGCCATGCTCCGGATCCTGGAGCACAAGGGGCACCTCACCCACCGGCAGGACGGCGCCCGCTACGTGTACGTCCCCGTCCGGGAGCGGGAGGAGGCGGGGCGGTCCGCCGCCCGCCACCTGCTCCGGACCTTCTTCGACGGGTCGCCGGCGGAGGCCGCGGCCGCCCTGCTGGACGCCGCGGACCGCCCCCTCACGGAAACGGAGTACGAAACGCTTCGCCGCCTCATCGAGAAGGCGCACAAGGAGGGACGATGACCCTGCCGGAAATCCCCTTCCTCGCCCAAGAGGCCATCGCGTTCATGTTCCGGAGCGCGGTGCTCCTCCTGGCGGCCACTGCGCTCGCCCCCCTGATCCGGCGTTGCACGCCCCGGCTTCGCAACGCCGTGTGGGTGACGGTGCTGGTTCTGGTCCTCCTGCTGCCCTTTGCCGCCTTCCTGGGCGGCGGCCTCCGGTTGGGCCTGCTGGCGGATGTCGCCCCCGGGACCGCCGTGGAGGCAGCCGCCTCGCCCGCAAGGCCGGTTCCCCGAGAGGCGGTCGACCCCGCGGAAACCCGCTCAACAGGGCCTTCCGAAAACACCTCCGCGGCCGCCCGGGAATACGGCGTCACCCGGTCGGAGACGGCGCTTCCCGACGGGGCGGTCGGCCTCGTGGAAACCCGCTCACCGCGGCGCTCCGGCGAAACCCCCGTCGCCGCCGTGAAAAACGGCGCCCCGGTGCACACCCCGCTCCCCTGGCGGGAATTCCTCCTGGGAGTCTGGGGAACGGGGGCCCTCGCCGTGGGGCTCCGCCGCTACCTGGCGGGCCGGGCGGGACGGCGCCTGGTCCGGCATTCCGAACCGCTTGCGGGCCCCGCCTGGCAGGCGCTGCGGGAGGAAGCGGCCCGGGAGGGGGCGGACCTCCGCGTCGGCCCCGCCGTCCGGACTCCCCTGACCTTCGGGGTCTTCGCGCCCGTGATCCTCCTTCCCCGCACCGCCCGGCACTGGCACCCCGGGTGCCTCCGCGCGGTCATCCTGCACGAACTGGCCCACGTCCGCCACCGGGACGCCCTCTCCCGCCTGGCGGGAAAGGCCGCCTGCGCCCTGGCCTGGTTCAACCCGCTCGTCTGGCATGCCTTCCGGGAGATGTCCCTGGCCCAGGAGGAGGCGTCCGACGCCCGCGTGGTGCTCGAGGGCGTTCGCCCTTCCGATTATGCCCGTCAGCTCGTGGCCTTCGCGTACGACCTGCGCGCCGCCGGTTTCGCCGGCGCGGCGGCGGTCGGCATGGTCCCGCGCACCCGGCTGGAACGCCGGATCCGCCACCTGCTGCAACCCCATTCCGACGTCAAGGAGACGACCATGAAGAAGAAACTGGCCTTGTTGATCGGTGTCCTGACCCTCGGGGCCGCCGTGGCGTGGATGTCCCCCTTCTCCCCGTCCACCGCCGTCGCGGCCGTTCCCGCCGGCGACCCGGCCGGCCTGGGGGGTGAGCCGCCCGCCCCGCCGTCCCCGCCCGCCTGGGCCATGCCGTGCCTCCCGGCCGCCCTGGCGGCGCCGCCCGCCCCGCCGGCCCCGCCGGCGCCCCCCGCCCAGCCGCTTCCACCTCCCGTCGCCGCCCCCGAACCGCCGGAGGCGCCGGAGCCCCCCGAGGCCCCCGAGCCGCCGGAGAAACCCGGCCGGGGAGGCGTTTCGATCGGACTGGACGAGAACTCCCTCAAACAAATCCGCGAGATCTCGGTGGATGCGGCGGAGATCGCACGCGCCGTCCGGGAATCCCTCAAGTCCCTGGACGAGCTGAAGGACCTTGGCCCCCAGATCGAAAAGGCCGTCAAGGAGTCCCTGGCCGCGGCGAAGCTCGACCCTTCCCTGGAGAAGAAGATCCAGGAACAGCTGGAAAAAGCCCGTCAGAAAATGAACGACCCCGCGTTCCGGGAGCAGCTCCGCCAGGAGATCGCCCGGGTGCGCGCCGAACTGGGCGATCTCTCCAGCGTGCGGGAGAAAGTCCGCAAGGAGATGAGCGAGGCCGTGGCGAAGCTCGAGCGTGAAGCCGCCCGGGCGAACGCCTATGCCCGCCCCTGGATCGAGATGGCCCGGGACCAGGTCCGCAAGGTGATGGACCGCCTGGCC
This Acidobacteriota bacterium DNA region includes the following protein-coding sequences:
- a CDS encoding BlaI/MecI/CopY family transcriptional regulator — encoded protein: MKTPRPESLSRRERQIMDALFARGEGTVADVMQDLPDPPGYSAVRAMLRILEHKGHLTHRQDGARYVYVPVREREEAGRSAARHLLRTFFDGSPAEAAAALLDAADRPLTETEYETLRRLIEKAHKEGR